One window from the genome of Bufo bufo chromosome 4, aBufBuf1.1, whole genome shotgun sequence encodes:
- the DVL3 gene encoding segment polarity protein dishevelled homolog DVL-3 isoform X5, whose amino-acid sequence MVMVLCFGSKERNRSTSRSQSTSHQPLNVHPDFWYPGPDRRSLQSPRLNGTSKMERRRDTGGYESSSTLMSSELDSTSFFDSDEDDSTSRFSNSTEQSSASRLMRRHKRRRRKPKVPRIERSSSFSSITDSTMSLNIITVTLNMEKYNFLGISIVGQSNERGDGGIYIGSIMKGGAVAADGRIEPGDMLLQVNDTNFENMSNDDAVRVLREIVHKPGPITLTVAKCWDPSPRGCFTLPRSEPIRPIDPAAWISHTAAMTGTYPAYGMSPSMSTITSTSSSITSSIPETERFDDFHLSIHSDMVTIVKAMSSPESGLEVRDRMWLKITIPNAFIGSDVVDWLYNHVEGFTDRREARKYASNLLKAGYIRHTVNKITFSEQCYYIFGDLCGNMANLSLNDHDGSSGTSDQDTLAPLPHPGAAPWPMAFQYQYPLPHPYSPHPGFPEPGYSYGGGSAGSQHSEGSRSSGSNRSSTEKRKDRDPKTGDSKSGGSGSESDHTTRSSLRRDRAASERSVPASEHSHRSHHSIAHSIRSHHTHQSYGPPGVPPLYGPPMMMMPSPPPVMGPPGAPTGRDLASVPPELTASRQSFRMAMGNPSEFFVDVIQEFGGL is encoded by the exons CTCCCAGGCTCAATGGCACATCAAAGATGGAGAGGCGCAGGGATACAGGAGGATATGAAAGCTCGTCCACCCTAATGAGCAGTGAGCTGGACTCAACTAGCTTCTTTGATTCTGATGAGGATGATTCCACCAGCAG GTTCAGCAATTCCACAGAGCAGAGCAGTGCATCTCGTCTAATGAGGAGACATAAGAGACGCAGAAGAAAACCTAAAGTCCCTCGTATCGAGCGG TCCTCATCATTCAGCAGTATAACAGACTCTACCATGTCCCTGAATATAATCACTGTCACTCTAAACATGG aAAAATACAACTTCCTTGGAATCAGCATTGTTGGACAGAGTAATGAGCGAGGGGATGGAGGAATATACATTGGTTCCATCATGAAAGGAGGAGCAGTGGCTGCTGACGGCAGAATTGAGCCAGGAGATATGTTACTGCAG GTCAATGACACAAATTTTGAAAACATGAGCAACGATGATGCCGTGAGAGTCCTTAGGGAAATTGTGCACAAGCCAGG TCCTATTACTCTTACTGTCGCCAAGTGCTGGGATCCCTCTCCTCGTGGTTGCTTTACTTTGCCAAGAA GTGAACCAATCAGGCCAATTGACCCAGCTGCGTGGATTTCTCATACAGCAGCAATGACTGGTACCTACCCAGCCTATGGAATGAGCCCATCGATGAGCACAATTACTTCAACCAGCTCCTCTATAACCAGTTCAATACCTGAAACTGAGC gcTTTGATGACTTTCATCTGTCCATACATAGTGACATGGTAACAATAGTGAAGGCAATGAGCTCACCAGAATCTGGATTGGAGGTGCGGGATAGGATGTGGCTTAAAATAACCATCCCCAATGCTTTTATTG GCTCCGATGTAGTAGACTGGCTGTATAACCATGTGGAGGGCTTCACAGATCGCCGGGAAGCAAGAAAATATGCTAGCAATCTTCTGAAAGCTGGATACATCCGCCATACAGTcaataaaataacattttctgAGCAGTGTTACTACATTTTTGGAGATCTTTGTGGTA ATATGGCAAATCTTTCACTAAATGATCATGACGGTTCCAGTGGGACATCAGATCAGGACACATTGGCTCCTCTTCCACATCCCGGAGCTGCCCCTTGGCCCATGGCTTTCCAGTATCAGTATCCATTGCCTCATCCTTACAGCCCCCATCCAGGATTTCCAGAACCTGGGTATAGCTATGGAGGTGGCAGTGCCGGCAGTCAGCACAGTGAAG GAAGTAGAAGTAGTGGCTCCAACCGCAGCAGTACAGAAAAGAGGAAAGACAGAGACCCTAAGACTGGTGACTCAAAATCTGGAGGGAGTGGAAGCGAGTCAGACCACACTACACGTAGCAGTTTGCGAAGAGACAGAGCAGCAAGTGAACGTTCAGTACCAGCAAGTGAACACAGCCACCGGAGCCACCACTCCATAGCACACAGCATCCGGAGCCACCATACACACCAGTCTTATGGTCCTCCAGGGGTTCCTCCTCTATATGGTCCTCCAATGATGATGATGCCATCACCACCCCCTGtcatgggccccccaggagcaccaACAGGCCGCGATTTAGCCTCTGTCCCACCTGAACTCACCGCTAGTAGACAGTCCTTCCGCATGGCTATGGGCAATCCCAGTGAGTTCTTTGTGGATGTTAT CCAAGAATTCGGGGGTCTTTGA